One Eurosta solidaginis isolate ZX-2024a chromosome 5, ASM4086904v1, whole genome shotgun sequence DNA segment encodes these proteins:
- the LOC137254150 gene encoding collagenase-like, protein MKSIIALLSHLLCFASAFQIREIRNTQGNILGSVEPNIVPSLRILNGRSATASQFPYQAGLSLYDGGPTRWWCGGSLISNEWILTAAHCMTDVLSVNVILGSTTRSNAPVSFDVDSSKFILHAEFNADTVFHDIALIRIPAVTYTNAIQPVRLPPRASSYPTYDGETVVMAGWGRIVANATAGSQTLQFANFKVISNEACTAVYGESLIFAGKLCTATTNKVSICAGDSGGALVLTSSNIQIGIASFSTAEGCDVELPNGYTRVPHYLDWIKDKTGLNV, encoded by the exons ATGAAATCGATCATAGCTTTGCTATCGCACCTGCTATGCTTCGCCTCGGCGTTTCAAATTCGAGAAATTAGAAATACACAAGGTAATATCTTGGGGTCTGTGGAACCAAATATAGTTCCAAGTCTACGTATATTAAATGGTCGAAGTGCTACTGCTAGTCAATTTCCTTATCAAGCTGGTTTATCGTTGTATGATGGTGGACCAACGCGATGGTGGTGTGGTGGATCGCTAATTAGCAACGAATGGATTTTGACGGCTGCTCACTGCATGACTGA TGTATTAAGTGTTAACGTAATTCTTGGTAGCACCACTCGTTCAAATGCCCCCGTAAGCTTTGATGTGGACAGTAGCAAATTTATATTACATGCCGAATTCAACGCTGACACTGTTTTTCATGATATAGCTTTGATTAGAATTCCTGCAGTAACATATACAAATGCCATTCAACCTGTGCGCCTGCCACCACGTGCTTCATCTTATCCCACATACGATGGTGAAACGGTTGTTATGGCTGGATGGGGTCGTATTGTTGCTAACGCAACCGCTGGTTCACAGACTTTACAGTttgcaaattttaaagtgatctcAAACGAAGCATGTACAGCTGTCTATGGTGAATCTTTAATATTTGCTGGTAAACTTTGTACTGCTACTACAAATAAAGTATCTATTTGTGCTGGTGATTCTGGTGGTGCATTGGTGTTGACATCTTCAAACATTCAAATTGGTATTGCATCATTTAGTACAGCAGAAGGATGCGATGTTGAATTACCAAATGGATATACTCGTGTTCCTCACTACTTAGATTGGATTAAGGACAAGACAGGCCTTAATGTTTAA